A single window of Streptomyces griseoviridis DNA harbors:
- a CDS encoding iron-siderophore ABC transporter substrate-binding protein, which produces MSRPLRTTLLTVTLLAGLAACGSVKDDSDTGSAAESATTGGSSAFPVTITHKFGDTKLTSPPKRVVVVGNGGTDDVDALYALGVTPIAVTKDSLSSHGIYPWLKDRIDTRETKLIDTLGGIDFEQIASLQPDLILATSDFTLDKDYKKLSAVAPTIGYATAWGRQSWQEHVQVVGKAVGKKARAEKLIKDTEAGIAAVRTEHAGLDGRTYSLSIGNTPAKIYTIASETDFAAKLMSELGLGLTPSVKNIKTVNGSPTGELSFEQLDRLDADLVVIAFTTKDLQKAFEASTLVKNMAAVKKGDYVVTDVETISQLRSPSVLGIPWALDNLEAGFAKLDN; this is translated from the coding sequence ATGTCGAGACCGCTCCGCACGACCCTTCTCACCGTGACCCTGCTGGCCGGGCTGGCGGCCTGCGGTTCCGTCAAGGACGACTCCGACACCGGCTCCGCTGCCGAGTCCGCGACCACGGGCGGCTCCTCCGCGTTCCCCGTCACCATCACGCACAAGTTCGGTGACACGAAGCTCACTTCGCCGCCGAAGCGGGTCGTGGTGGTCGGCAACGGCGGCACCGACGACGTCGACGCGCTCTACGCCCTCGGCGTCACCCCGATCGCCGTCACCAAGGACTCCCTCAGCTCCCACGGGATCTACCCGTGGCTGAAGGACCGGATCGACACCCGCGAGACGAAGCTGATCGACACCCTGGGCGGCATCGACTTCGAGCAGATCGCCTCCCTCCAGCCCGATCTGATCCTCGCCACCTCGGACTTCACCCTCGACAAGGACTACAAGAAGCTCTCCGCGGTCGCCCCGACCATCGGCTACGCCACCGCCTGGGGCCGGCAGTCCTGGCAGGAGCACGTGCAGGTGGTCGGCAAGGCGGTCGGCAAAAAGGCGCGGGCCGAGAAGCTCATCAAGGACACCGAGGCCGGCATCGCCGCCGTCAGGACCGAGCACGCCGGGCTGGACGGCAGGACCTACAGCCTCTCCATCGGCAACACCCCGGCGAAGATCTACACCATCGCCTCCGAGACGGACTTCGCGGCCAAGCTGATGAGCGAACTCGGCCTCGGCCTGACCCCGTCGGTCAAGAACATCAAGACCGTCAACGGCAGCCCGACCGGCGAACTCTCCTTCGAGCAGCTCGACCGGCTCGACGCGGACCTGGTGGTCATCGCCTTCACCACCAAGGACCTCCAGAAGGCCTTCGAGGCGAGCACGCTGGTGAAGAACATGGCCGCGGTGAAGAAGGGCGACTACGTCGTCACCGACGTGGAGACGATCAGCCAGCTGCGCAGCCCCTCGGTGCTCGGCATCCCCTGGGCGCTGGACAACCTGGAGGCCGGCTTCGCCAAGCTCGACAACTGA
- a CDS encoding methionyl-tRNA formyltransferase, with translation MRVAMFGYQTWGHRTLQALLDSDHEVVLVVTHPRSDHAYEKIWDDSVAELAEKNDVPVLLRNRPDDPELLAALRESAPDLIVANNWRTWLPPELFDLPPHGTLNIHDSLLPSYAGFSPIIWALINNEPRVGVTAHRMNAELDAGDILTQRSVAVGPADTATDLFHRTVDLITPIVRESLDLIASGRDAGQWQPQDRSRASFFHKRSAEDSRIDWSWPAERLERLVRAQSDPYPNAYAFHRGERLRIVAAGVSEGLYGGTPGRIFIREGDGVVVVAGPEAHSGTGRGLLVRRVRTEDGTELAAADYFRTMGGYLTSRP, from the coding sequence ATGCGCGTCGCCATGTTCGGCTATCAGACCTGGGGCCATCGCACACTCCAGGCCCTGCTGGACTCGGACCACGAGGTCGTCCTCGTCGTCACGCACCCGAGGAGCGACCACGCCTACGAGAAGATCTGGGACGACAGCGTCGCCGAACTCGCCGAGAAGAACGACGTTCCCGTCCTCCTGCGCAACCGCCCCGACGACCCCGAACTCCTGGCCGCGCTACGGGAGTCGGCGCCGGACCTCATCGTCGCCAACAACTGGCGCACCTGGCTGCCGCCCGAGCTGTTCGACCTGCCCCCGCACGGCACGCTCAACATCCATGACTCACTGCTGCCGTCGTACGCGGGCTTCTCGCCGATCATCTGGGCGCTCATCAACAACGAGCCGCGGGTCGGGGTGACCGCGCACCGGATGAACGCCGAACTCGACGCCGGGGACATCCTGACGCAGCGCTCGGTGGCGGTGGGCCCGGCCGACACCGCGACCGACCTCTTCCACCGCACGGTCGACCTCATCACGCCGATCGTGCGCGAGTCGCTCGACCTGATCGCCTCCGGCCGGGACGCCGGGCAGTGGCAGCCGCAGGACCGGAGCAGGGCCAGCTTCTTCCACAAGCGGTCCGCCGAGGACAGCCGGATCGACTGGAGCTGGCCGGCGGAGCGTCTCGAACGGCTGGTGCGGGCCCAGTCGGACCCGTATCCGAACGCGTACGCCTTCCACCGGGGCGAGCGCCTCAGGATCGTGGCAGCCGGGGTCTCCGAGGGGCTGTACGGCGGCACTCCGGGCCGGATCTTCATCCGCGAGGGCGACGGCGTGGTCGTGGTGGCGGGACCGGAGGCGCACAGCGGCACCGGCCGGGGGCTGCTGGTCAGGCGGGTGCGCACCGAGGACGGTACCGAGCTGGCCGCCGCGGACTACTTCAGGACGATGGGCGGCTATCTCACGTCCCGCCCCTGA
- a CDS encoding lysine N(6)-hydroxylase/L-ornithine N(5)-oxygenase family protein codes for MKSPLKGTDTTYDVLGIGFGPSNLALAIAIDEHNARLPPDERLNALFLERQSSFGWHRGMLIDDATMQVSFLKDLVTLRDPASDFSFLCFLRERGRLIDFLNQKTLFPLRVEFHEYFEWAAERVGHLTAYDHVVTAVDPVRDDSGAIAHFDVVCRDPGRPGRTVTYRARDISVAVGLEPHVPPGVDLTERVWHNSQLLPKVAELTASGAPVRRAVVLGAGQSAAETVDYLHRSFPDAEVCAVFAKYGYTPADDSPFANRIFDPEAVDVYFGAPSEVKQSLFDYHRSTNYSVVDMELIEALYATAYQEKVAGRERLRFLNVSRIRDVAGRPDGSLGIAVEFLPTGEQQVLDADVLVHATGYRPRDLGTLLGEAAKVCLRDDGDALRVSRDHRVETAPDVTAGIYLQGSTEHTHGLTSSLLSTTAIRAGEIHRSLVSRRVAAV; via the coding sequence GTGAAGTCACCGCTCAAGGGAACTGACACCACCTACGACGTCCTCGGAATAGGTTTCGGACCGTCAAATCTGGCGCTGGCCATCGCGATCGACGAGCACAACGCGCGGCTTCCACCGGACGAACGACTCAATGCCCTCTTTCTCGAACGCCAGTCGAGCTTCGGCTGGCACCGGGGCATGCTGATCGACGACGCCACCATGCAGGTGTCGTTCCTGAAGGACCTGGTGACCCTGCGCGATCCGGCCAGCGACTTCAGCTTCCTGTGCTTCCTGCGTGAACGCGGGCGGCTGATCGACTTCCTGAACCAGAAGACGCTGTTCCCGCTGCGTGTCGAGTTCCACGAGTACTTCGAGTGGGCCGCCGAACGCGTCGGCCACCTCACCGCCTACGACCACGTGGTGACCGCCGTCGACCCGGTGCGCGACGACTCCGGTGCCATCGCCCACTTCGACGTCGTCTGCCGCGACCCGGGACGCCCAGGACGGACGGTGACCTACCGGGCCCGCGACATCAGCGTGGCCGTCGGCCTCGAACCCCATGTGCCGCCCGGCGTCGACCTCACCGAACGTGTCTGGCACAACAGCCAGTTACTGCCGAAGGTCGCCGAACTCACCGCCTCCGGCGCCCCGGTGCGCCGGGCGGTCGTCCTGGGCGCCGGGCAGAGCGCCGCGGAGACCGTCGACTATCTGCACCGCTCCTTCCCGGACGCGGAGGTCTGCGCGGTGTTCGCCAAGTACGGCTACACCCCTGCCGACGACAGCCCGTTCGCCAACCGGATCTTCGACCCGGAGGCGGTGGACGTCTACTTCGGGGCGCCCTCCGAGGTGAAGCAGTCCCTCTTCGACTACCACCGCTCCACCAACTACTCGGTCGTCGACATGGAGTTGATCGAGGCCCTGTACGCCACCGCCTACCAGGAGAAGGTCGCGGGCCGGGAGCGGCTGCGGTTCCTCAACGTCTCCCGGATCAGGGACGTCGCGGGGCGCCCGGACGGATCGCTGGGCATCGCCGTCGAGTTCCTGCCCACCGGCGAGCAGCAGGTCCTCGACGCCGACGTGCTGGTGCACGCGACCGGATACCGGCCGCGCGACCTCGGCACGCTGCTCGGCGAGGCCGCCAAGGTGTGTCTGCGCGACGACGGGGACGCGCTGCGGGTCAGCCGCGACCACCGGGTGGAGACCGCTCCCGACGTGACCGCGGGGATCTACCTCCAGGGCAGCACCGAGCACACCCACGGGCTGACCTCGTCGCTGCTGTCGACGACCGCGATCCGGGCCGGCGAGATCCACCGGTCGCTGGTGTCCCGGCGCGTGGCCGCCGTCTGA